A stretch of DNA from Glycine max cultivar Williams 82 chromosome 18, Glycine_max_v4.0, whole genome shotgun sequence:
GATGAAGTTGATGCTTCAAGCTATGATGTGTTGTGGGTGCCGGGTGGCAGGTCTCCTGAGTATCTTTCTCGTGTTCCTGGTGTTCTGGAACTGGTGACCAAGTTTGTAAGTTTAGGAAAACTAATTGCTAGCACTTGTCATGGACCTTTGATTCTGGCAGCTTCTGGAGTGCTTAAAGGTCGCAAATGCACGGGTTTTCCTTCTCTTAAACCAGTGTTGGTTGATGCTGGAGCTGATTGGGTTGATCCTGACACCATGACAACAACAGTGGAGGATGGTGGATTCATTACTTCAACTACTTATGAAGGGCAACCGGAGATTATTAGCCTTCTTGTGAAGGCATTAGGAGGCAAAATAAGTGGcaccaaaaagaaaattctcTTTATTTGTGGGGTAGGTTCAAATGTTTCTGCTTACAGTTGATAATCATGGGCTGAGACTATCTACTTTTTGTTGTTTGAGAGATTAGTAGCCACACATGGTGTAAGATTGTAATCTTAATTACACTATACCATTGAGTAATTTCACCTAAATTGTGTAGGCCATTTGCCTCAGTTATTGCACCTAGTGTACCAAATAATAATTTCTCTCTGTTTTCATGTTTCTTTCATAAGACTTTTCACTTTTGTTGAAATGATGATTAATGAAAATGAGTTTTAATAACTTTAATTGCAGGATTTCGTGGAAGATTTCCAGGCCAAGGTTCCTTTTCAGTCCCTTCAGTCTTTAGGATGCCATGTCGATGCAATTTGCCCCTCAAAGTTTGCTGGTGACTTTTGTCCAACTGCTGTTCATGATTTTGAAGGAGATCAAACTTACAGTGAGAAGCATGGGCATCATTTTGATTTAACAGTAGCCTTTGATGATGTGGATCCTTCAGACTATGATGCTCTTGTCATCCCTGGAGGTCGATCACCTGAGTATTTGTCATTGATGGATCCAATCCTTGACTTGGTGAGGCATTTCTTTTTAAACAATAAGCCAGTGGGGTCTATCGGTCATGGCCAACAGATTTTAGCTGCTGCTGGTGTTCTAAAGGTATTTATACTGTAAACTCAAAAGAAAGACTGTACTTGTTTTGTTTCACATATGCTATCAACCAGTATTTGAATCAAGTGGCTATTGCTATAGTttgacaaacaaaaaagaaaagaaaagagagatcaTGAATTGCATATATTGACTCTTGAGGTAATCTTGAAGTTGAGGTATCTTAACACTGATTTCATGGAACTCTTGTTCAATCCACACTTATTTCGGTTAGTCTTTCTGGTCAAGATTTGTTTTGTACTAATAATCAGGAAAGAAAAGCACTCTATTTGAATGCATCTCATAATAATTTGTTGCTTCAATTGTTTGTTCTAGCAGTATCCAGACAATTCTTTTGAATTGTTGGCTTACAAAGGTGTAACTGGTAAGACTGAGCAAGTAGGAAGTTATCACTTATTATTTACTGGGTTACAGTCATTTCCTTGAACGAGTCATGCAGGCTAGCTTGCTCCTAATCTTTTTATTCTGGTTATTGTCCCTATCTTCATTCTTGTCTTGCTGGTTGGTAGAGACATACATTATGCATGAATTGAGAATCACGGCATCTGCTGTGCAGACTGACTTTCTGATTAGTCTGGATTAATGGAATGTAATCAGCCAACTTCTGTGTGGCTTCATCTCCTGGTGTATTTGGAGTTCATGAAATGATTACTTTTGTTACCCAAGTTTATTCTTTTCCTAGTCCTTTCTCACTTAGGTAGTCTTCTAGTTTTAGTATACCTTGTTTGCTTGCTTGCATAATTGGATTGTAATCCTTAGGTATATTCGTAGGATATTTCACTTTACTTGCTCTCTATCTCCTATCAAGGAACAGAAAGAATGATAATATATGGAATGATTAGTTATGAGTTCTTGTATATTCAATGATGTCTTGtttgttacttttatttttcttaatttcctaTACACATCAGTGAAAGTAGGTAGAAAAACACAACGATAATCATTGAATATTATGGATTGAAAAAGGTGATATTTCTGTCATTCCCCTTATTTCATTCTATCATCTATTTCAGTATTGCGACAGAACCTCAAAATTGAGCACTACTCTTCTTTTGGCTTTGCGTATGTGATGACTTAATTGATATGCAATGGATGGCAGAATAAATTCTTAGTGCTATGGTGACATACATTTTTACTGGAACAGGGAAGGAAATGTACTGCTTATCCCGATGTGAAGCTTCATGTGGTTCTGTCAGGAGCAACATGGCTGGAGCCTGACCCCATAAGCCGTTGCTTCACTGATGGAAATCTAGTTACTGGAGCTGCATGGCAAGGGCTCCCTGAGTTCATTGCTCAGCTGATGGCACTACTTGGTATTCGAGTATCTTTCTAGATGCACTTTGTGCTGTAATAAATTATCAATGAATAAAAATTGGTGGTTACCATATGCATTTTgtatcaaatattatatatatgtggaTGTATTTTACAGTACTCTATTTGAAGTACCTATGACGTGCAAGGCATGGATGCACTTTAGTTACTTTGAGCACAGGGACCATTTGATTGGTGGCTATGAGTTCATCAGTTCCTCAGAAATAAAACAATGCAGTATTTTTAGAGCAGTAACACATTGTTGGCtcataaaagtaaataactaTGCATTTTACTACACCAAATTTGACATTGTGCTGTATTTGGTGTAGTAAAGTAAATTTCAAAATAGAGTTGGGTATACAGTGATTCTCAGGTGTCTATCAATCTCCTAAAAAATGGATGTCCAACTTCTCATCCATGATTTAGTCTTTTTAAGAACATTAAGGAGTTTTCCTTGGAGGGTGGTATTTTGCAGTGGACTCATACTTTTCGAGAAGGGAACCACGGATAGGCTTGCTAGCTGTGGTTTGTGTTCGGAGGTCCAATTGAGAGTTTTTGATGTAATCCCTTCCTTTATTTCAAACACTGTTTTGGCGGATGTATCTTGTGAATTTTACGATATGTAGATCATTCTATCGTGCTAAACGTGCCTTCATGGTGCTTAACGCAGAGTGCTTGAGGCCTGAGCTTGATGGCCAGTGCGCCAGTGCTATGAGTGTGCAAATATTAGTTCCGGGAAAAAATCCAACTGAACTGGTTCCGAATTGGTTTAAatggtttgattttttaaaccaaaatttTGAGACTTGGTTCAACCCAActgattttaagaaaaaagattcggaatgattttaaaaactgGTTTGTGACCTGAAAGTTTCGAATCAATTTTAAACCAGTTTTAAGAATTGAATTAGTTTCAAACTATTTTAcaaactgttttttttctttaaaaaaacttccaattttagaaaaaaaacagtttAATTATTAAGTGAATCAAACCAGTTTTAAGATCAGTTTGGTTCGAACTAAACTTATTTGAAAAACTAGTTCAGTTTTATCTAATCGAACCAGTTCGGCTCAAAAACTAGTTCAGTTCAGTGCAGTTTGGAAACGGTTCAGTTTGAACTAGTTTATATACACACCCCTAACTAATGCTAAGTGCGATCGTGGTTGTACTATGTGCAAAGTGCTTCAGAAACCATGACATTTAGAACAATGGTTGAGGAATCCTTGACTCGAAGGAGTATAAATATAAGAGACTGACATAGAGAAGGGGGACATTCCTTGAGAAATTGAGCTCATCTCTaccaaagaaaggaaaagaggaaaaaatgtaaaGTTTAAGCATGCCCATGTTGATAGTTTATATGTATTAATACTTTATGGAATTTTCATGTTCGATGTCCTGATGGTTCATGTAAAGGATGCTATATGAGTTATGTTTTTATGGGTAAAACACATACATATTGTTCTAAGACACTCACTGATACATTGTCTGGCTAGATTAATATTCTTGTTCTATATTAAGTAGGTATACAGAAGATATGTGAAACAACCTCGAAGATACTGATGTATTGTATGGCTTACGTCGAATCCTTAAGTAATTGTAGTCATATATGATACTTTATCCTCTCTTTGATATTTTACAATTAGTTTAAGGTATTATTTATGGCCAATTTACATATCTATTTCAAATATGACATACTAGTTAAGGGGAATTAAGTATCTCAAATCTAACGgtaatcaaataatcaaattccATGCATTTCTTATCCGtacatataatatttatgattgaTGTCTATCTTTATAAATTAACATAAGATTTTTTAGCATATTTTGGTCTTACTCACATGCttcctaattaaaaaacttcTAAGAAGATCATCCACCCAAAATTACTTTCAAGTCAAAGATGCTTAATTGTGAAATTTTTAAGTGATATGatactaattaaaaagtatatgtATATTGTTAATGTAGGTAGTACTCATCAACTCTATAGTTTCATATACTTGTCTAATCTTCTAGATTCCTCTCATTTGAGTGTCTATTTGATTCATTTATGTATCCATCTTGTTGGAAGACTATCATGAGCCATTCCTTATTTGTGCCTCATCTTTTTGTAACATCGATCactctcaaccttccttagcaCCTGGGATCACTAGCGGATGCACATGTAATGGTGTGGGGGAAATTGCCCCCACaagaacttatttttttatttgtatgtgtAATAAAAATTTGTCCATTAAAAAATGgatattatttttgtaagatcatttttttaaatgaatgtaaaaaaatataagaactttattcttttaatttttgataatattgacaacgaaaaaatcataaaatatttttaaagtatgaAAATACATCTAGGAcaatcataatttataaaaacttaaatattttcgATCGATCCACTACCCCGGatgttacatatatataacacatgaTTCTAAATTGCACTTATCCATGCATGGTTTTGAATAGGAAACTAGAAAATATGTAGCTTCACACATGGTCACATGGACAAaacattcttaattttatactctactaataaataaaaaacaccaCAATAGTTCCTACGTCGCAACATATGCCCTACTTGAACGATTGATAAGCAACTGGAATGAAATgcaatctttatttattttatcctgTTACTTTATTGATTCGGTTCATCAAGAC
This window harbors:
- the LOC100795300 gene encoding protein DJ-1 homolog D; translated protein: MASKRILLLCGDFTEDYEAMVPFQALQAFGLTVDTVCPGRKAGDVCRTAIHGIHGDQTYSEMIGHKFVLNATFDEVDASSYDVLWVPGGRSPEYLSRVPGVLELVTKFVSLGKLIASTCHGPLILAASGVLKGRKCTGFPSLKPVLVDAGADWVDPDTMTTTVEDGGFITSTTYEGQPEIISLLVKALGGKISGTKKKILFICGDFVEDFQAKVPFQSLQSLGCHVDAICPSKFAGDFCPTAVHDFEGDQTYSEKHGHHFDLTVAFDDVDPSDYDALVIPGGRSPEYLSLMDPILDLVRHFFLNNKPVGSIGHGQQILAAAGVLKGRKCTAYPDVKLHVVLSGATWLEPDPISRCFTDGNLVTGAAWQGLPEFIAQLMALLGIRVSF